A window of Primulina tabacum isolate GXHZ01 chromosome 4, ASM2559414v2, whole genome shotgun sequence contains these coding sequences:
- the LOC142541420 gene encoding tubby-like protein 8 isoform X2 has product MACCKETTVSHQSSCSSSLYRNPLIEMKQSRSSSEGEWNGASLSVRMRRNSAFVNDDKENAVPNIRPEKPEKINWQGNTVIENGKKDSFLRDSSNGKENLSKPSSLQLCIKKHEPESSIGLKIWDNFGSENTDSVNVWEHSDSEAAPVPSWTTLPNRSLLCRPLPVDVGRCTCIILKERSPDGFDGGTLYTLYTNEGQGRQNRKLAVARHRRCKGRSEFTISQNPKAQKIGLDDNLIGIVTANIMGSKYYIWDQGQSQNVLNRNPKLLAAVKFVPTISTWTGSYRSMKAWVPKHYSMQLKNTNQVQHINGLPTEWVVNKDKVHQLFSRVPRYNKISKQYELDLRDRGGRAGLKIQSSVKNFQLTLERNGMQTILQLGRVTKSKYEMDYRYPLTGYQAFCICLASIDTKLCCTV; this is encoded by the exons atggctTGTTGCAAAGAAACTACAGTTTCTCACCAATCTTCCTGCAGCTCTTCCCTGTATCGGAACCCACTTATCGAAATGAAACAAAGCCGTAGCTCCAGCGAAGGCGAGTGGAACGGCGCCTCACTTTCCGTGCGTATGCGCCGTAATTCAGCTTTTGTCAATGATGATAAAGAGAATGCGGTACCAAATATTAGACCCGAAAAACCTGAAAAAATTAATTGGCAAGGAAACACGGTTATTGAAAACGGGAAAAAAGACAGTTTTTTAAGAGATTCTTCAAATGGGAAGGAGAATTTGTCGAAGCCATCTTCTTTGCAGCTGTGCATAAAGAAGCACGAGCCCGAATCAAGCATTGGATTGAAGATTTGGGATAATTTTGGTTCAGAGAACACGGATTCGGTCAATGTTTGGGAACATTCTGATTCGGAAGCTGCACCAGTTCCTTCATGGACGACTTTGCCGAATAG GTCCTTGTTGTGTAGGCCTTTGCCGGTGGATGTGGGGAGGTGCACATGTATTATATTGAAAGAAAGGTCGCCCGATGGATTTGATGGAGGCACATTGTACACACTTTATACAAAC GAGGGTCAGGGGAGACAAAATCGCAAACTTGCGGTGGCTCGTCACAGAAGATGCAAAGGAAGATCAGAGTTCACAATATCTCAAAATCCCAAGGCCCAAAAGATTGGCTTAGATGACAACTTAATTGGCATCGTGACTGCCAACATAATGGGATCAAAGTACTATATATGGGATCAG GGGCAAAGCCAGAATGTGTTGAATAGAAACCCCAAGTTATTGGCTGCTGTGAA ATTTGTCCCTACTATATCTACCTGGACTGGAAGCTACCGAAGCATGAAGGCATGGGTTCCAAAGCACTACTCTATGCAGCTGAAGAATACTAATCAG GTACAACATATTAACGGATTACCCACAGAATGGGTGGTGAATAAAGATAAAGTTCATCAGCTGTTCTCAAGAGTTCCTCGTTACAATAAG ATCTCGAAGCAATACGAGCTGGATTTAAGAGACAGAGGAGGAAGGGCAGGTCTTAAAATTCAAAGTTCGGTGAAAAACTTCCAGTTAACTTTGGAG AGGAATGGAatgcaaacgatccttcaactTGGAAGAGTGACAAAGTCCAAATATGAAATGGATTATAG ATATCCATTGACTGGATACCAAGCCTTCTGCATATGTTTGGCTTCCATTGATACAAAACTCTGCTGCACAGTATGA
- the LOC142541420 gene encoding tubby-like protein 8 isoform X1 has product MACCKETTVSHQSSCSSSLYRNPLIEMKQSRSSSEGEWNGASLSVRMRRNSAFVNDDKENAVPNIRPEKPEKINWQGNTVIENGKKDSFLRDSSNGKENLSKPSSLQLCIKKHEPESSIGLKIWDNFGSENTDSVNVWEHSDSEAAPVPSWTTLPNRSLLCRPLPVDVGRCTCIILKERSPDGFDGGTLYTLYTNEGQGRQNRKLAVARHRRCKGRSEFTISQNPKAQKIGLDDNLIGIVTANIMGSKYYIWDQGQSQNVLNRNPKLLAAVKFCRFVPTISTWTGSYRSMKAWVPKHYSMQLKNTNQVQHINGLPTEWVVNKDKVHQLFSRVPRYNKISKQYELDLRDRGGRAGLKIQSSVKNFQLTLERNGMQTILQLGRVTKSKYEMDYRYPLTGYQAFCICLASIDTKLCCTV; this is encoded by the exons atggctTGTTGCAAAGAAACTACAGTTTCTCACCAATCTTCCTGCAGCTCTTCCCTGTATCGGAACCCACTTATCGAAATGAAACAAAGCCGTAGCTCCAGCGAAGGCGAGTGGAACGGCGCCTCACTTTCCGTGCGTATGCGCCGTAATTCAGCTTTTGTCAATGATGATAAAGAGAATGCGGTACCAAATATTAGACCCGAAAAACCTGAAAAAATTAATTGGCAAGGAAACACGGTTATTGAAAACGGGAAAAAAGACAGTTTTTTAAGAGATTCTTCAAATGGGAAGGAGAATTTGTCGAAGCCATCTTCTTTGCAGCTGTGCATAAAGAAGCACGAGCCCGAATCAAGCATTGGATTGAAGATTTGGGATAATTTTGGTTCAGAGAACACGGATTCGGTCAATGTTTGGGAACATTCTGATTCGGAAGCTGCACCAGTTCCTTCATGGACGACTTTGCCGAATAG GTCCTTGTTGTGTAGGCCTTTGCCGGTGGATGTGGGGAGGTGCACATGTATTATATTGAAAGAAAGGTCGCCCGATGGATTTGATGGAGGCACATTGTACACACTTTATACAAAC GAGGGTCAGGGGAGACAAAATCGCAAACTTGCGGTGGCTCGTCACAGAAGATGCAAAGGAAGATCAGAGTTCACAATATCTCAAAATCCCAAGGCCCAAAAGATTGGCTTAGATGACAACTTAATTGGCATCGTGACTGCCAACATAATGGGATCAAAGTACTATATATGGGATCAG GGGCAAAGCCAGAATGTGTTGAATAGAAACCCCAAGTTATTGGCTGCTGTGAA ATTTTGCAGATTTGTCCCTACTATATCTACCTGGACTGGAAGCTACCGAAGCATGAAGGCATGGGTTCCAAAGCACTACTCTATGCAGCTGAAGAATACTAATCAG GTACAACATATTAACGGATTACCCACAGAATGGGTGGTGAATAAAGATAAAGTTCATCAGCTGTTCTCAAGAGTTCCTCGTTACAATAAG ATCTCGAAGCAATACGAGCTGGATTTAAGAGACAGAGGAGGAAGGGCAGGTCTTAAAATTCAAAGTTCGGTGAAAAACTTCCAGTTAACTTTGGAG AGGAATGGAatgcaaacgatccttcaactTGGAAGAGTGACAAAGTCCAAATATGAAATGGATTATAG ATATCCATTGACTGGATACCAAGCCTTCTGCATATGTTTGGCTTCCATTGATACAAAACTCTGCTGCACAGTATGA